Proteins from a genomic interval of Streptomyces fodineus:
- a CDS encoding cupin domain-containing protein: MRTALRAGVTGALTAATVLTCGTAQATPAGPGVTARIISQTTIDGTDYTLREITVPPGQSTGWHYHDGPLYGVVKQGTLSHFDATCASDGVYRTGSTIQEPAGPGHVHIGRNLGDTPLVLDVLYVLPHGAPFSEDAPNPGCPFQ; the protein is encoded by the coding sequence ATGCGCACCGCTCTCCGTGCCGGCGTCACCGGCGCGCTGACCGCCGCCACCGTTCTGACCTGCGGCACCGCGCAGGCGACCCCGGCCGGCCCGGGGGTGACGGCCCGGATCATCAGCCAGACCACCATCGACGGCACCGACTACACCCTGCGGGAGATCACCGTCCCGCCCGGCCAGAGCACCGGCTGGCACTACCACGACGGCCCGCTGTACGGCGTGGTGAAGCAGGGCACCCTCAGCCACTTCGACGCCACCTGCGCCTCGGACGGCGTGTACCGGACGGGCTCGACGATCCAGGAGCCGGCCGGTCCGGGCCATGTGCACATCGGGCGGAACCTCGGCGACACCCCGCTCGTCCTGGATGTGCTGTACGTGCTGCCGCACGGCGCCCCGTTCTCGGAGGACGCGCCGAACCCGGGCTGCCCGTTCCAGTGA
- a CDS encoding ATP-binding SpoIIE family protein phosphatase has product MKHGVAVAVIDALGTVTAWSEGARRLTGRPATDVVGRPAAELLAERIPDGTLAARSGTVALRHRDGHVVRVALTACPVLGPDGRTTGTVITAEPPADADTALAAQAFQQASMSMSVFDLQQRYVRVNDVAAQVMGVPEEALLGRHFAETVEDEEAHCGFLAHLRQVAETGQAVRYESFTGAPGLSRASAWSIEMWPLRDGDGEPNGVALAAFDSTEQYWARRRLALLNEATTGIGTTLDVVRTAEELIDILVPRYADFASVDLLEWVLGEVEPPMLPHGGTGLQRIAHGSTREGNPGAAVGVGETDIYLPGSPPARALREGRAVLSHAGQPEFAEWLEERNARSPEGRPYREGIHSLIAVPLRARGTTLGVAVCAREAHPEAYVPDDAVFAEELGSRAAVCIDNARRFARERTTALALQHSLLPSGLPGQAAVEVAHRYLPCGSLAGIGGDWFDVIPLSGGRVGLVVGDVVGHGIQSSATMGRLRTAVRTLADVDLPPDELLTHLDDLVTLLAAEDSREEIAEVGATCLYAVYDPVSRRLSMAAAGHPAPVVVLPGGTAESVPMSAGPPLGVGGLPFEATELQLPEGSVVALYTDGLVEDRDRDVDGATEELGRALSVPAGSLETLCDDVLKALLPDHPGDDVALLLARTRALGADRVATWDVPPDPAEVAHFRQAVGERLAAWGLDEATFVTELVVSELVTNAIRYGESPIQLRLIRDRALICEVSDASSTSPHLRRAHAYDEGGRGLLLVAQLTQRWGSRQTGRGKTIWAEQALPGT; this is encoded by the coding sequence ATGAAGCATGGCGTCGCCGTGGCGGTCATCGACGCCCTGGGTACGGTGACCGCGTGGAGCGAGGGCGCGCGGCGGCTCACGGGCCGTCCGGCCACGGACGTCGTCGGCCGGCCCGCGGCCGAGCTGCTCGCCGAACGCATCCCGGACGGCACGCTCGCCGCGCGGTCCGGCACCGTCGCGCTGCGCCACCGCGACGGCCACGTGGTGCGGGTGGCCCTCACCGCGTGCCCGGTCCTCGGCCCGGACGGCCGGACCACGGGAACCGTCATCACCGCCGAACCGCCCGCCGACGCCGACACCGCCCTGGCCGCCCAGGCCTTCCAGCAGGCGTCCATGTCCATGTCGGTCTTCGACCTCCAGCAGCGCTACGTCCGGGTCAACGACGTCGCCGCCCAGGTCATGGGCGTACCCGAGGAGGCCCTGCTCGGCAGGCACTTCGCCGAGACCGTCGAGGACGAAGAGGCGCACTGCGGCTTCCTGGCCCATCTGCGCCAGGTCGCCGAGACGGGGCAGGCGGTCCGCTACGAGAGCTTCACGGGTGCCCCCGGCCTGAGCCGGGCCTCGGCCTGGAGCATCGAGATGTGGCCGCTGCGCGACGGCGACGGCGAGCCGAACGGCGTGGCCCTCGCCGCCTTCGACAGCACCGAGCAGTACTGGGCCCGGCGCCGCCTCGCCCTGCTCAACGAGGCGACGACCGGCATCGGCACCACCCTGGACGTGGTGCGCACCGCCGAGGAACTGATCGACATCCTCGTCCCGCGGTATGCCGACTTCGCCAGCGTCGACCTGCTCGAGTGGGTGCTGGGCGAGGTCGAGCCGCCCATGCTCCCGCACGGCGGTACCGGCCTGCAGCGCATCGCCCATGGCTCGACCCGCGAGGGCAACCCCGGCGCGGCCGTCGGCGTCGGCGAGACCGACATCTATCTGCCGGGCTCACCGCCCGCCCGCGCCCTGCGCGAGGGCCGCGCGGTGCTCAGCCACGCCGGTCAGCCGGAGTTCGCCGAGTGGCTCGAGGAACGCAACGCGCGCTCGCCGGAAGGCCGCCCCTACCGGGAGGGCATCCACTCCCTCATCGCGGTGCCCCTCCGGGCCCGCGGCACCACCCTGGGCGTCGCGGTCTGCGCCCGCGAGGCCCACCCCGAGGCATACGTCCCCGACGACGCCGTCTTCGCCGAGGAACTCGGCAGCCGCGCCGCCGTCTGCATCGACAACGCCCGCCGTTTCGCCCGCGAACGCACCACCGCCCTCGCCCTCCAGCACAGCCTGCTGCCCAGCGGCTTGCCCGGACAGGCCGCGGTCGAGGTCGCCCACCGCTATCTGCCCTGCGGCTCCCTGGCCGGCATCGGCGGCGACTGGTTCGACGTCATCCCGCTCTCCGGCGGCCGGGTCGGACTGGTCGTGGGCGACGTGGTCGGCCACGGCATCCAGTCCTCGGCCACCATGGGCCGGCTGCGCACCGCCGTACGCACGCTCGCCGACGTCGACCTGCCGCCCGACGAACTCCTCACCCACCTGGACGACCTGGTCACCCTCCTCGCCGCCGAGGACAGCCGCGAGGAGATCGCCGAAGTCGGCGCCACCTGCCTGTACGCCGTCTACGACCCCGTCTCCCGGCGGCTCAGCATGGCCGCCGCCGGCCACCCCGCCCCGGTCGTCGTCCTGCCGGGCGGCACCGCCGAGTCCGTCCCGATGAGCGCCGGACCACCCCTCGGCGTCGGCGGACTGCCGTTCGAGGCGACGGAGCTGCAACTGCCCGAGGGCTCCGTCGTCGCGCTCTACACCGACGGCCTGGTCGAGGACCGCGACCGGGACGTCGACGGCGCCACCGAGGAGCTGGGCCGGGCCCTCAGCGTGCCGGCCGGCTCCCTGGAGACCCTGTGCGACGACGTCCTGAAGGCCCTCCTGCCCGACCATCCCGGCGACGACGTCGCCCTGCTGCTCGCACGCACCCGCGCCCTCGGCGCCGACCGGGTCGCCACCTGGGACGTCCCGCCCGACCCCGCCGAGGTCGCCCACTTCCGGCAGGCGGTCGGCGAACGGCTGGCCGCCTGGGGCCTGGACGAGGCCACCTTCGTCACCGAACTCGTCGTCAGCGAACTCGTCACCAACGCCATCCGCTACGGCGAATCGCCCATCCAGCTCCGGCTGATCCGCGACCGCGCGCTCATCTGCGAGGTCTCCGACGCCAGTTCCACCTCACCGCACCTGCGCCGGGCCCACGCCTACGACGAGGGCGGCCGCGGACTGCTGCTCGTCGCCCAGCTCACCCAGCGCTGGGGCAGCCGGCAGACGGGCCGGGGCAAGACGATCTGGGCCGAGCAGGCGCTGCCCGGCACCTGA
- a CDS encoding oxidoreductase, which translates to MTAQLGGTIAPADGLTLTRVGYGAMQLAGPGVFGPPKDRDRAVAVLRAVVEAGITHIDTADFYGPVVVNELIRQALHPYPEDLHIVTKVGARRGADGGWILSRHPEDLKAQVYDNLRNLGVESLDVVNLRLGDVEAPNDDSLAEQFGALAELRERGLIRHLGLSTVTAAQLDEALAIAPVVTVQNLYNLANRQDDALVERTAAENIAFVPYFPLGGFSPLQSETLAKVATRLEASPQQVALAWLLRRSPNIGLIPGTSSPEHLRENIAAASLVLPDDAVAELDGIAG; encoded by the coding sequence ATGACTGCACAGCTCGGCGGCACCATCGCCCCGGCCGACGGCCTGACCCTGACCCGCGTCGGGTACGGGGCCATGCAACTGGCCGGGCCGGGCGTCTTCGGCCCGCCGAAGGACCGCGACCGGGCCGTGGCGGTGCTGCGCGCGGTGGTGGAGGCGGGCATCACGCACATCGACACCGCCGACTTCTACGGCCCCGTGGTCGTCAACGAACTCATCAGGCAGGCCCTGCACCCCTACCCCGAGGACCTGCACATCGTCACCAAGGTCGGCGCCCGCCGGGGAGCCGACGGCGGCTGGATCCTGTCACGGCACCCGGAGGACCTGAAGGCGCAGGTGTACGACAACCTGCGGAACCTCGGCGTGGAGTCGCTGGACGTCGTGAACCTGCGGCTGGGGGACGTCGAAGCCCCGAACGACGACTCCCTCGCCGAGCAGTTCGGCGCGCTGGCCGAGCTGCGGGAGCGGGGGCTGATCCGGCACCTGGGGCTGAGCACGGTGACCGCCGCGCAGCTGGACGAGGCTCTCGCGATCGCGCCCGTGGTGACCGTGCAGAACCTGTACAACCTGGCCAACCGGCAGGACGACGCCCTGGTGGAGCGCACGGCGGCCGAGAACATCGCCTTCGTGCCGTACTTCCCGCTCGGCGGTTTCTCCCCGTTGCAGTCCGAGACGCTGGCGAAGGTCGCCACCCGGCTGGAGGCCTCGCCGCAGCAGGTGGCGCTGGCCTGGCTGCTGCGGCGTTCGCCGAACATCGGGCTCATCCCTGGCACCTCCTCCCCGGAGCACCTGCGGGAGAACATCGCCGCCGCGTCCCTGGTGCTGCCGGACGACGCGGTCGCCGAGCTGGACGGCATCGCGGGCTGA
- a CDS encoding TauD/TfdA dioxygenase family protein — MTTHRATADQTGPVEGVEVRPVAGYIGAEITGVDLAEPLHDAVVALIRQAVLRWKVVFFRGQELDHAGQVAFARRFGEPVVLPRRGPHSPPDLPEVETTADRLELAGRYGMEHDEWLHRRRHTLLRGWHCDYGTRIDPPAATILRAETVPPYGGDTTWANLAAAYAGLSAPVRAFVDGLRAEHRLGVGYQPRPGDDAYARHLLDHQVVSVHPLVRVHPETGERVLFVNGYYVEEIVGLSRPESAAILRMLVEQAVRPEYTVRFRWEPGSVAFWDNRATIHLAPSDHAQVGSPRIMHRVMLQGDVPVGVDGRRSEAVVGTEPGRW, encoded by the coding sequence ATGACGACGCACAGGGCCACGGCGGATCAGACGGGGCCGGTCGAGGGCGTGGAGGTGAGGCCGGTCGCCGGGTACATCGGAGCCGAGATCACCGGCGTCGATCTGGCCGAGCCGCTGCACGACGCCGTAGTGGCCCTGATCCGGCAGGCCGTGCTGCGCTGGAAGGTGGTGTTCTTCCGCGGGCAGGAACTCGACCACGCCGGTCAGGTCGCCTTCGCCCGCCGCTTCGGCGAGCCGGTCGTGCTGCCGCGCCGCGGTCCGCACTCGCCGCCGGACTTGCCGGAGGTCGAGACGACGGCCGACCGGCTGGAACTGGCCGGACGCTACGGCATGGAGCACGACGAGTGGCTGCACCGCCGCCGGCACACCCTGCTGCGCGGCTGGCACTGCGACTACGGGACGCGTATCGACCCGCCGGCCGCGACCATCCTGCGCGCCGAGACCGTACCGCCCTACGGCGGCGACACCACCTGGGCCAATCTGGCCGCCGCCTACGCCGGTCTCTCTGCGCCGGTCCGTGCCTTCGTGGACGGGCTGCGCGCCGAGCACCGGCTCGGCGTGGGCTATCAGCCCCGGCCCGGGGACGACGCCTACGCCCGCCATCTCCTGGACCACCAGGTCGTCTCCGTGCACCCGCTGGTGCGGGTGCACCCGGAGACGGGGGAGCGGGTGCTGTTCGTCAACGGCTACTACGTGGAGGAGATCGTCGGCCTCTCCCGCCCGGAGAGCGCGGCGATCCTGCGGATGCTGGTGGAGCAGGCGGTCCGCCCCGAGTACACGGTCCGCTTCCGCTGGGAGCCGGGCAGCGTCGCCTTCTGGGACAACCGGGCCACCATCCACCTCGCCCCGAGCGACCACGCCCAGGTCGGCTCTCCCCGGATCATGCACCGGGTGATGCTCCAGGGGGATGTGCCGGTGGGGGTGGACGGCCGGCGATCGGAGGCGGTGGTGGGCACGGAACCGGGCCGCTGGTGA
- a CDS encoding aldo/keto reductase: MNGIPAHTLNDGTTIPAIGLGTWPLDDRAAEQAVRSALGLGYRLVDTAANYHNETGVGRGIAGSGVPREEVVVTTKLPGRHHGYEETLASFEESRRRLGLEYVDLYLIHWPNPRVGKYAASWKAMIKLREDGLVRSIGVSNFTPEHVTRLEKETGVLPSVNQIELHPLFPQEELRAFHADLGIVTESWSPLGRGSDLLHDRAVTEVAATHGVTPAQVLLRWHLQIGALPIPKSADPGRQRANLDVFGFELDSGQLAALTRHAPHRLGGDPERHEEF, from the coding sequence GTGAACGGCATTCCGGCGCACACGCTCAACGACGGTACGACGATCCCCGCCATCGGCCTCGGCACCTGGCCGCTGGACGACAGGGCCGCCGAGCAGGCCGTACGCTCCGCGCTCGGCCTGGGCTACCGGCTGGTGGACACCGCGGCGAACTACCACAACGAGACCGGTGTCGGGCGGGGCATAGCGGGCAGCGGCGTGCCCCGCGAGGAGGTGGTGGTGACCACCAAGCTGCCCGGCCGGCACCACGGATACGAGGAGACCCTCGCCTCCTTCGAGGAGTCGCGGCGGCGGCTGGGCCTGGAGTACGTGGACCTGTATCTGATCCACTGGCCCAATCCCCGGGTCGGCAAGTACGCCGCCTCCTGGAAGGCGATGATCAAGCTGCGTGAGGACGGGCTGGTCCGCTCCATCGGTGTCTCGAACTTCACCCCGGAGCACGTCACGCGGCTGGAGAAGGAGACCGGCGTACTGCCGTCGGTGAACCAGATCGAGCTGCATCCGCTGTTCCCGCAGGAGGAGCTGCGTGCCTTCCACGCGGACCTGGGCATCGTCACCGAGAGCTGGAGCCCGCTGGGCCGGGGCAGCGATCTGCTGCACGACCGCGCGGTCACGGAGGTCGCCGCGACGCACGGGGTGACTCCGGCGCAGGTACTGCTGCGCTGGCACCTCCAGATCGGCGCGCTGCCCATCCCCAAGTCGGCCGATCCCGGCCGGCAGCGCGCCAACCTGGACGTCTTCGGCTTCGAACTGGACTCCGGCCAGCTGGCGGCCCTCACCCGCCACGCCCCGCACCGGTTGGGCGGGGACCCGGAGCGGCACGAGGAGTTCTGA
- a CDS encoding DNA polymerase ligase N-terminal domain-containing protein gives MAAEDRLRTYRGRRDFERTREPSGRAPQDAGDGPRFVVQIHDASRMHFDFRLQVDDVLKSWSIPKGPSTDPGDKRMAVPTEDHPLEYEDFEGVIPKGEYGGGTVIVWDNGTYEPLSHDRKGHPVDFAESLERGHATFRLHGSKLHGEYALTRFRGGEDEQEAWLLVRKGPARSDGHGTPDPRRARSVRTGRTLAQVAADGEE, from the coding sequence GTGGCAGCGGAGGACCGGCTGCGGACGTACCGCGGCAGGCGTGACTTCGAGCGGACCCGGGAACCGTCGGGCCGGGCGCCCCAGGACGCGGGCGACGGGCCGCGGTTCGTGGTGCAGATCCATGACGCGAGCCGGATGCACTTCGACTTCCGGCTCCAGGTCGACGACGTCCTGAAGTCCTGGTCGATCCCGAAGGGCCCGTCCACGGATCCCGGGGACAAGCGGATGGCCGTGCCCACCGAGGACCATCCGCTGGAGTACGAGGACTTCGAGGGCGTGATCCCGAAGGGCGAGTACGGCGGCGGCACGGTGATCGTCTGGGACAACGGCACGTACGAGCCGCTCAGCCATGACCGCAAGGGGCACCCGGTGGACTTCGCGGAGTCGCTGGAGCGCGGGCACGCCACGTTCCGGCTGCACGGCAGCAAACTGCACGGCGAGTACGCCCTGACCCGCTTCCGCGGCGGCGAGGACGAACAGGAGGCCTGGCTGCTGGTGCGCAAGGGACCGGCCCGGTCGGACGGGCACGGTACGCCGGATCCCCGGCGGGCCCGCTCGGTGCGCACCGGTCGCACCCTCGCACAGGTCGCGGCCGACGGCGAGGAGTGA
- the ligD gene encoding non-homologous end-joining DNA ligase, whose protein sequence is MPELLRALPAELREALRPARPGPELAASPMLATLSDRREFGADWLFERKLDGVRLLAVREGGDVRLLSRTGQRLNDTYPEIVEALAAQKRADFTVDGEVVAFSGGRTDFARLQRRIGLTRRRDIEASGVAVTYYLFDLLRLEGADTRRLPLRVRKSLLRRALTFRAPLRLTPHRNAGGAELLAEACARGWEGLIAKRADGPYRTRRSTDWLKLKCARGQEFVIGGFTEPAGSRVGLGALLLGHYDGDRLCYAGKVGTGFDRRALLGLRERLDGLRRDSSPFTGAVREARARWVKPELVAQIAFTEWTRDGMLRHPRYLGLREDKRPRDVVRERTAA, encoded by the coding sequence GTGCCGGAGCTGCTGCGGGCGCTGCCGGCCGAGCTGCGGGAGGCGCTGCGCCCGGCCCGGCCGGGTCCGGAACTCGCCGCGTCCCCGATGCTGGCCACGCTCAGCGACCGGCGGGAGTTCGGCGCGGACTGGCTGTTCGAGCGGAAGCTGGACGGCGTCCGGCTCCTGGCGGTGCGCGAGGGCGGCGACGTACGGCTGCTGTCGCGCACGGGGCAGCGGCTGAACGACACCTACCCGGAGATCGTCGAGGCGCTCGCGGCACAGAAGCGCGCCGATTTCACGGTGGACGGCGAGGTCGTGGCGTTCTCCGGCGGGCGTACCGACTTCGCCCGGCTGCAACGGCGGATCGGGCTGACCCGGCGCCGGGACATCGAGGCGTCCGGGGTCGCGGTGACGTACTACCTCTTCGACCTGCTGCGGCTGGAGGGCGCGGACACCCGTCGACTCCCGTTGCGCGTCCGCAAGTCGCTGCTGCGCCGGGCGCTCACCTTCCGTGCCCCGCTGCGGCTGACCCCGCATCGCAACGCGGGCGGCGCCGAGTTGCTGGCCGAGGCCTGCGCGCGGGGCTGGGAGGGGCTGATCGCCAAGCGGGCCGACGGGCCGTACCGGACGCGCCGGTCCACGGACTGGCTGAAGCTCAAGTGCGCGCGGGGGCAGGAGTTCGTGATCGGGGGCTTCACGGAACCGGCGGGCAGCCGTGTCGGGTTGGGGGCCCTGCTGCTCGGCCATTACGACGGTGACCGGCTGTGCTACGCCGGGAAGGTCGGCACCGGCTTCGACCGGCGGGCGTTGCTGGGGCTGCGCGAGCGGCTGGACGGGCTGCGCCGGGACTCCTCGCCCTTCACCGGCGCCGTGCGCGAGGCCAGGGCCCGCTGGGTGAAGCCGGAGCTGGTCGCGCAGATCGCCTTCACCGAGTGGACCCGGGACGGGATGCTGCGGCACCCCCGCTACCTGGGGCTGCGCGAGGACAAACGGCCACGGGACGTGGTGCGGGAGCGCACGGCGGCCTGA
- a CDS encoding LLM class flavin-dependent oxidoreductase, producing the protein MPPTARPLRKLGFLTIGLFDPAQPARGHESTLEIIELGERLGFDSAWLRHRHLQHGISSPVAVLAAASQRTRRIELGTAVTPLGWENPLRLAEDLATVDVLSGGRLNPGVSVGPPMHFEQVKEALYPDTADTEDFGYERVRRLLDLVRGKPASDFSGVEGFEVFSDVVQPHSPGLARRMWYGGGSLGSARWAGEQGMNFLTSSVVKAEQPDGPWDFAEIQLSLIREFRDRHPDGEAARVSQGLVVIPTDSASPQQRAKYEAYAAKRLSRTASPQGPARLLFAPDLVGTSAEIAERLRAHAAFREVDEVAFALPFTFEPEDYVQILTDMATRLGPALGWRPAN; encoded by the coding sequence GTGCCGCCCACCGCCCGTCCGCTGCGCAAGCTGGGCTTCCTCACCATCGGCCTGTTCGACCCGGCTCAGCCGGCCCGGGGCCACGAGTCCACGCTGGAGATCATCGAGCTGGGCGAGCGGCTCGGTTTCGACAGCGCCTGGCTGCGCCACCGGCATCTCCAGCACGGCATCTCCTCCCCGGTCGCCGTCCTCGCCGCCGCCTCACAGCGCACCCGCCGCATCGAGCTGGGCACCGCGGTGACCCCGCTCGGCTGGGAGAACCCGCTGCGCCTCGCCGAGGACCTGGCGACGGTCGACGTCCTGTCCGGTGGCCGGCTCAACCCGGGCGTCAGCGTGGGCCCGCCGATGCACTTCGAGCAGGTCAAGGAGGCCCTGTACCCGGACACGGCCGACACCGAGGACTTCGGGTACGAACGGGTGCGGCGGCTGCTGGACCTGGTGCGCGGCAAGCCCGCCAGCGACTTCAGCGGGGTCGAGGGGTTCGAGGTGTTCTCGGATGTGGTCCAGCCGCACTCCCCAGGGCTGGCACGGCGGATGTGGTACGGCGGCGGCAGCCTCGGCTCGGCGCGCTGGGCGGGCGAGCAGGGCATGAACTTCCTGACCAGCAGCGTGGTCAAGGCGGAACAGCCGGACGGGCCATGGGACTTCGCCGAGATCCAGCTTTCCCTCATCAGGGAGTTCCGCGACCGCCACCCCGACGGCGAGGCGGCCCGCGTCTCGCAGGGGCTGGTCGTGATCCCCACCGACTCCGCGAGCCCGCAGCAGCGCGCGAAGTACGAGGCGTACGCGGCGAAGCGGCTGTCCCGCACGGCCTCCCCGCAGGGACCGGCCCGGCTGCTGTTCGCCCCGGACCTGGTCGGCACCTCGGCGGAGATAGCCGAACGGCTCCGCGCGCACGCCGCGTTCCGGGAGGTGGACGAGGTGGCGTTCGCGCTGCCGTTCACCTTCGAGCCCGAGGACTACGTCCAGATCCTGACGGACATGGCGACAAGGCTGGGCCCGGCGCTGGGATGGCGGCCGGCGAACTGA